The region GACATGCGAGAAGCCTCCTTCCCTGTTGACCGTGACCTGCAAGTCGACGCCGGAGAGGACGTTCGGGTAGGTCGCGGTCGCGCCGGTCAGGGATGGTTTCGGCAGCGGGAACGGTAGCGATAGCTCCAGGGATCGATCCCCGCTGACCATCGTGGCCATCGGCCCGGTGCCGCCGCCGGAGAGCGTGATCTCGTGCAGGGAAGTGACCGGGGTGATGCGACCATCGCCGTGGCGGACCAGGGTCGCGTCGAGCGGCTTCCAGGCCTTGCCAACCCGCTTCCGGGTGGGCGCCGCCGACTGATGGACCGCCACGGTGCCGTCCGGATTCGCGGTCATGGTCGATGTCGGGGTGGCTGCGGCGGTTGCCTCCACCGGCTTGCCACTTCGCTTGGCCTGAGCCATGGCGCTGTCTACGCCCAGCTCTCCGGTGGTCGACCTGGTTGGGGCCGACGATGCAGGGGACGCTGCGACGACGAGCGCTACTGCGGTAGACGCCAGCAGCATTCCGGTCGCGGCGACGTCACTGACAACGCGTTTCCATCGTGGACTGAGCCTGGACAAGTCTTCCCAACTTTCGCTGAGGGGTGAGGAGAAGATTCGGGCCCACAGCTAACCAGTCTCGGTAGCGCTGGGAGAGTGAGATGTAGCTCTCTGGAGTTGGATTGGTGTGACTATCGATCGATTTGTCGCCCATCGAAAGATCTATCGTTATGATCTCGTGATCTTCGATGAGTTCCGATCATGAGAAGGTGGCTTCGCCACGCGGAGTGGGCGACACAGCGCCCTGCGTGGTTTCTCTGTCTCTCGCTGATCGGGTGGGCTCGCATGGGCAGGTACGGCGGTACGCGGATGCGCGACCGGTGGATGACGACCGTCGCACTGGTAACAACAACGACCCTGGTCGCCAGTTTCCTCGTGGCTACGCCGTCGACTGCGCGTCCGAACGACTCACAGCGGGCTGCCGCCACACCGTCCCCGGGGCCGTCCGTGACCGGCGTCAAACCGTCATCGACCCGGTTCGTGACACCGAGGGACGCAGCCAAGAGCAGCTATCGGCCCAGCCGAGTCAACTGGCCGGCGGCGTCTGCGGCCGACGTGTCACTGGCCCGACCTGCTGCCCTCGGCGCTGTGGGTGCCAAGGTGCGCGTGGGGAAGACGCCAGTTTGGGTGCAGCCGGTGGTGCGGACCAACGACCGAGCAGGCTCCCAGCGAGTCGGCGTACGGTTGCTGGACCGTGCGGCGGCCACGGCCGCCGGGATCGACGGTGTCCTCTTCTCCCTGACACCGGAGCAAGGGGCAGCGGGAGCCGGGACGGTACGTGTCGGTATCGACTACGCGAACTTCGCCGAAGCCTACGGTGGAAACTACGGCTCCCGGCTACGGATGGTCCGGCTGCCCGCCTGCGCCCTCACCACCCCAAATGCGACGGTGTGTCGAACGGCCGAGTCTCTCCCGTCGAGTAACGACCCGGCGAGTCAGACGGTTGCCACCGAGATCCAGATGACCGGCTCGACAACCGCCGAGGCGGTCGTGATGGCGGCAGTGGCATCGGCGGGTGACGAGGGTGGCAAGGGCGGTACCTACGCCGCGACCGACCTGAAGCCCGCTGGCTCGTGGACCGGCGGCGGCAGCAACGGATCGTTCAGCTACTCCTACCCCGTCACGGTGCCCCCGGCCGCCTCGGATCTGGTGCCGGCGGTGGCGTTGTCCTACGACTCGAGCGGTGTGGACGGTCAGACGGCGTCGACCAATGCCCAGGCGTCCTGGGCCGGTGACGGCTGGTCCACGCCACGTTCATACGTTGAGCAGACCTTCGTCTCCTGCCAGGACGATCCAGGGGGCAAGGCGTCGCCCGTGAAGACCTACGATCGGTGCTATACCGGTCCGATTCTGACGTTGTCGCTCAACGGGTCTTCGTCGGCGCTGGTCTGGGACGCTGACAAGGAGGTATGGAAACCGGAGTCGGACAACGGTTCGGTCATTACCCGGGTGACCAACTCGAACAACGGCAGCGGCACCTACCACACCGACTACTGGCGGGTGACGCAGCGCGACGGCACGGTGTACGAGTTCGGTCGTAACCGGCTGCCGGGCTGGTCCGCTGGTAAGGCGGAGACGAAGTCGGTGGACCACACCCCCGTCTATTCGCCGCACTCGGGCGATCCGTGCTACAACTCGGCCGGCTTCTCCTCGTCGGTCTGCACCATGGCGTACCGGTGGAACCTGGACTACGTCACCGACCTGCACGGCAACGCGATGGCCTACTACTACAAGCAGGCCACCAACTACTACGGCCGAAACAAGGGCGCTACCGACGTCTCGTACGTACGGGACAGTTGGCTGGAGCGGATCGACTACGGCTTCACCGACGGTGGGGCCTACGGCACCCCGCCGAACCAGGTCGTCTTCGCCACCGGCCCCCGCTGTGTGGCGGCCACCTGCGAGCCGCTGAACTCCTCGACCAAGGCGAACTGGCCGGACGTACCGTACGACCTGGTCTGCAACCAGGGCACCGACTGTGACGACTGGAGCCCGGCGTTCTTCTCCACCGTCCGGCTGACCTCGATCACCACGCAGCAGTACAACACGGCGACGTCCGCCTATGAGCCGGTCGACTCCCACGCCCTGGCGCACACCATGCCGCCGACCGGGGACGGCACCTCGCCCACCCTGTGGCTGACCTCGATCACCCGTACCGGTCACGACACCAGCGCGGGCGGGTCCGCCTCGGCGATCGCGCTGCCCTCGGTGTCGTTCACCGGCATCAAGCTGGCCAACCGGGTCGATGCGGTGACCGGCGGGCTGCCCGCCTTCTATCGCCAGCGGATCGAGACGATCACCACCGAGACCGGCTCGGTGATCACCGCCAGCTATGAGCTGCCCCAGCCATGTACCGCTCCGGTCTCGCTCGACCCGGCGACGAACACACGATCCTGCTATCCGGTCTACTGGACCCCGGACGGCTACACCGCGCAGTTCCGGGACTGGTTCAACAAGTACGCGGTCACCCGGGTCACCAGCACCGACCCGACCGGCGGGGCACCCGCGTTGTCCAGCAACTACGAGTACCTCGATGGTGCCGCCTGGCGCTACGACGAGAACGAGGTCGTCAAGGCCAAGTACCGCACCTACGGACAATTCCGGGGGTACGCCAAGGTCAGGACCCGCAACGGCGACGGGGTCAACGACCGGAAGACCCTCTCAGAGGCCATCTACTACCGGGGCATGTCGAAGAACAACAACACCACCGTAGTGAACGTGACCGACTCCGCCGGTGGGGTCCACGAGGACCACGAGCAACTCGCCGGACGGGAGTTGGAGACCACGACCCACCTCGGTGACGGTGGCCCGGTCGATTCGTCCACCATCACGTCGTACTGGATATCACCGGCGGTCGCCTCGCGGGCCCGGACCGGACTGCCGGCCCTGACCGCCACCTGGGTCGAGCCGATCAAGACCTACAGTCGGCAGGCGGTGACGGGCGGCGAGGCCACGACCTGGCGGTACACCGAGACCGACCAGTCGTACGACGCCGATCCGGCCAGCGCCACCTTCGGGCTACTCAAGCACACCTACACCCACACCGTTCCGACCGACGCCGCCTACGACCAGTGCACCTCGCTCACGTATGCCGCGGTCAACATCGATAGGAACCTGGTCGGGCTGGTCAGCCAGACCGAGACGGTGGCTGTTGCGTGCGGCGGGTTCACCCAGGGCACCCCGGCATCGGTCCCCGGCAGCGTCAACACGCTCACCGCGCCGGCCAGCGTCGACCGGCCTGCCCAGGTCGTCAAGCACGAACGCACCTACTACGACGACGACGAGGACTTCGACACGACGTTCCCGCAGGCCACCGCCCCAGCCAAGGGCGACGTGACCATGACCCGAGTGGCCGCCGGCTGGTCCTCCGGGGCCTACAGCTACCAGACCGATACGCGGTCGACGTACGACTCGTACGGTCGGGTGGTCGACGCATACGACGCCATCGGCAACAAGGACACCACGGTCTACACGATGAATGCGGTCGGACTGACCACCGGCACGTCGGATACCAATCCACTGGAGCATGAGACGTCCACAACGATCAGCCCTCGACGTGGGCTGACTTTGACCACCACCGACGCCAATGGTGTCGTCGCGCGGCAGCAGTACGACGCCCTCGGCCGAGTGACCTCGGTCTGGCTCAACTCCCGGGCAACCACCACACCGGCCAACCACAAGTTCACCTACACGGTCTCGAAGACCGGCGTGACCGGGGTGACGACCGAGCAGTTGACCAACGAGGGGAAGTATCGTTCCTCCGTCACGATCTATGACGCGTTGCTGCGACCTCGACAGACGCAGGCGACGACTCCGCAAGCCGGACGAATGATCACCGATACCTTCTACGACACCCGGGGCTGGACCCGTGCCACATACAACGGTTGGTGGGACCCGGTGACGACTCCGGTGGTCGGCGCTCCGGCGACGGCCGTGGACCTGGTCGAGAAGGTGCCCAACCAGACCTTCAACACCTACGACGGCCTCGGCCGAGCCGTGATTAGTGCTGCCGCCAAGAACGGCGTCACCGTTTCGACCACCACGACTGTCTACAACGGTGACCGGACCACCGTCATCCCGCCGGTCGGGGGTGTTGTGAAGTCGACCGTGACCGATCCACTTGGCCGGACGAAGGAGCTGCACGAGTATTCCGTGCTGCCCACCCTGAACACCCCGACGGACACCTTCACCGGGATCTTCACGGTGACCGGGGGGACCGCGACGATCAGCCGGTACGGCTACGACCAGCGGGGCAACCAGACCACCCTTACCGACGCCCAGGGCAACATCTGGACCTCGACCTACGACCTGCTTGGCCGGTTGACCAGCAAGGACGACCCGGACGCCGGGGGCAGCAGCATGGTCTACGACGCCAACGGCAACGTCGTCCAGAGCACCGACGCCCGTAACAAGACCATCTCCTACATCTACGATGCGCTGAACCGTAAGACGGGCGAGTACGCGGCGACGGTCGCCAACCAGTCCGCCGCCAACCAGCGGGCGAAGTGGGTGTACGACAACGCTGACAACGCCGTCGCCAATATGACCTACCCCATCGGTCAGCTCACCACCACGACCGCCTATTCGGGTGGTCAGGCGTACACTACGCAGCAGAAGGGGTTCGACGTCTTCGGGAACTCACTCGGCACCACGGTGACCGTCCCGCAGTCCGAAGGACTGCTGGGGGGCAGCTACGTCTTCGGTCACAGCTACACGTCGACACTCGGCCTGCCTCTCAAGGACACCTACCCCGCCAAGGGCAGCCTGCCGGCTGAGACTGTGACGCACGGCTATACCCCGTTGGACCTACCTCGCTCCCTCGGTGGCCTCGCTCCGTACACGCAGAACACGAGCTACGACGCCTGGGGGCGAGTCACCTTCCAGGCGCTCGGTGGCCCCACCACCGTGGCAGGGGTAACGAACACCTATGACGACCACACCGGTCGACTCATCCGGCAACTCGTTGACCGACCCGGTACCCCCACGACTTATATTGATGATCAGCACTACAAGTACGACCTGGCGGGCAACGTCATCAAGAAGACAAGCACCAGGCTCGGTGCCAGCACCCCGTCGGAGACCCAGTGCTACGGCTACGACGGCCTGGCCCGCCTGACCGAGGCGTGGACCGCCACCGATGACTGTGCCGTCGTTCCCACCGCCGGCAACCGGTCCATGGTGGGCAACGCCATCGGGGGCGGTAGCGCGTACTGGACGAGCTGGAGCATCGACGTGCTCGGTAACCGTACACAGCAGGTCGAGCGCAACCTCGCCGGTGGCGCGGATACCGTCACCACCTACAGCTACGACGGCAATGGTGGAGGTCAGCCGCACACCCTCACCGGCACCAGTACGACCGGCGGTGAGACCGGGTCGACCAGCTACGCGTACGACGCTGCCGGCAACACCACCAGCCGCAACGCCGGTCAGGGCAACCAGACGCTTGCCTGGAATGAGGCTGGCAAGCTCACCTCGATCACCGGAGGAACCGGCGGAGACAGCAGCTTTGTCTACAACGCCGACGGGGAGATCCTGCTACAACGGGAACCGGGCAAGACCACGCTTTACCTACCGGGCCAGCAGCTCACGCTCGACACCGCTGCCAACACGGTGAGCGGGTCGCGATACTACGCCCTGCCGGGCGGCGGCACCTGCATTCGGAGTGGCAGCGGTAGCGACTACACTTTCGCCATCGCCGATCATCAGGGCACGCCGAGTCTCTACCTCGACTCCACGGGGCAGAACCCGACCTGGCGGCAGTACACGCCGTACGGGGCGGCACGCGGTGCTGACGGGGCTTATCCCGACAACCGGGGTTTCCTCAACAAGCCGATGAGTCCGAGTGGACTGACGATCGTCGGTGCCCGGGCGTACGACCCTGAGATCGGCCGATTTATCTCCGTCGACCCGCTACAGGACACCGGCCAGCCGCAGCAGTGGAACGGCTATTCGTACACCAACAACACCCCGGTCACCCTTAGTGACCCGACCGGAATGATCCCTGCTGACTGTCGTGATCACGACTGCTACGGCTACAGTGCGCAAGCGCTCAAGAAGAACGGTGGGGGCTGCAAGTACGGCTGTGGCACCACCAAGAACAAAGAGTGGGGCAAGAAGAATCGCAAGACGAGCACCAAGGCCAAGCAGGTCAAGGCGCGGTGGCCGAAGGTGCCGGCCACGGATTTGGATGGAAAGAAGCGCCCTGATGGTCGGGGTGGCCATTGCTTCCTAATGGTCTGTTCGCCCCTGCTGGGACCTAGTGTTGTCCAGTCCCGAACCTGCATCTTTACTTGGTGTATTGATTGGAGCACTGGTGATGGTAGAGATGAATGGTGTTGGGATTGCACGTTGCAACCCATTGCAGAAGGGCTGACCGACCTAAAGACTCGCGCGGTAGAGGGACTGTATGGGGAGGTCAGTGTTTGCTTCCTCGCTTGTGTGGCCGTTCAGGCGAACAGTGACGGTGTTTTCCTCAATGGGGGAGGGCATGGTTGTTGCAAGGTTGGCGGAACTCTCGGTGTCATGAGTGCGCCTCCGGCAGAACAGCAAGGTATCTCCTATGGCGGATGCCTGGTTTACTATGTGGGCGCCTGTTATGCGGGGGGTGAGCGTAAGGGTTCAGGTCCGCCAGATCGTAGTTATTGGCATGGCGGCGGAATCGGGGTCGGGGCCGGGGCGGGCTATTTTGGGGGTGGTACTTTTTGGAGTCGGCGGCTAATCGATTGGTGATCTACGATTTAATTATCCATGATGAAGGGCGTGCAACGTCCGAGGATCCGATACAATCTCTTTTCCTGGGGCTGTTTGTCGTGGTCTTTACTGTTGCTCTCTCGCTTGTCTCAATCAATGAGCTGAGGAGAGGTGGAGGAAGGGTAGAGTCTTCGTGGTTGAGTCCGCTTAGGCAGCTCCGGCAGTATCCGAAGTATTCTTTGACCATACTTGCTGTTTTGTTTATTGCGGGAGTCGTTGCCGTCGTTCAAGGTGTATATTATCTGATTCTGGGTGTGGAGTAGTTTGCTTGTTTAGTTATGGTGGTCGCGACCTTGTGGATGGGTTTCTGAGGGGCTGAATTGTTCGATCGAGGCGGTTATGGCTGGCTACCGTGCGTGGCCGAGTTGGGCTAGCCTCGGCCCTTCGTTAAGGGTTGTCCAAGGAGTGGGCCGGAAACAAGGAAGTGCCTTCTGATCAGGGAAAATAGGACTTGCTGAGGGTCCGATGTTCCTGTCACGGAAGGCACTTGCCGGGTGAAGGCTACCGCAACACGTCCGAAGATCATGGTGACCGGCGGTGGGCGGGGCGTGGTCGGGCACGCGGGTGCCCGTTTGCTCGCCGATCTGGCCGACGTAACAGGGTTGACCAGCGCGTTCGGTGAGGCCTTGACCGGGCTGCGCCAGCGGCAGCGGCGGGGCGGGCACGATCCGGGCCGGATCGCCGTGGACCTGGCGGTGATGCTCGCCGATGGTGGTGAGGCCATCGCCGATCTGGCGATACTGCGTAACGAGGCCGTCCTGTTCGGGCCGGTCGCGTCTGATGCGACCGCGTGGCGGCTGTTGTCCCGACTGGACGAGCCGATGCTGGCCGGTCTACGTGCCGCGCGGGCACGCGCCCGTGAAGTCGCCTGGGCCCAGCACGCCGAGGTGAACGGTGACCTGCCGCAGCCGATGGCGGCCGGCCAGCAGGCCGAGGGTCTGGTCCTGGACATCGACGCGACCATCGTGATCTGCCACTCGGAGAAGGAATCGGCGACCCGTACCTGGAAGAAGACGTTCGGGTTCTACCCGGTGCGCCGTGAGGCGCTGTTGACGGAGACCTACGTGAACGCGCCGAGGTCTGCGAGATCACCGGCCTGTTCGACACGGCCGGCTGGCCTGAGGGCACCCGATTCCTCGTCCGCCGCGAACGCCCACACCCCGGCGCCCAACTGACCTTGTTCGACACCATCAAAGGCTGGCGGCACCAAGTCGTGGCCACCGACACCCCACCCGGCAACGGCAGCATCCAACACCTCGAAGCCCGACACCGCGCCCACGCCCGCGTCGAAGACCGCATCCGCACCGGCAAAACCACCGGCTTCGGCCGATTCCCGTCCCGGAACTGGGCTCTGTCGCCGATCTTGTGATGTGGACAGTTCCATGCCGGGTAGGGCAGGCTCGTTGATCATGTTTGGCGTGTTCGCTTGTGGAGCAGTTACTGCCGCATCTGTCGGGTCTGTCGATCGAAGCTGTTGAGCATCGTGACGGCGTGGTGGTGCTGTCGGGTCGGGCTCGGGCCGCGACCGCGCGGTGCGGCCGTTGCCAGCAGCGGTCGGGCAGGGTTCATGGGCGTTATCAGCGGCGGCTGCGGGATGTCGCGATAGCCGGAACGGCGTTGCTGCTTGAGGTGCAGGTCCGGCGGTCTCGCTGCGAGAACACCGGTTGCCCGGCGAAGACGTTCGCCGAGCAGATCGATGGGCTGACCGCGCCGCATGCGCGGTTGACGCCGGGGCTGCGCGGCATGCTCACGCAGATCGGACTGGCGCTGGCGGGCCGGGCCGGTTCTCGGCTGGCGTCGGTGATCGGGGCCCCTGCGGGCCGCGACACGTTGTTGCGGCTGGTCAAGGCATTACCTGACCCGCTGATGCCGCCGATCACGGTGCTCGGCGTTGATGATTTCGCGTTCCGCAGAGGGCGTCACTACGGCACCGTGCTAATCGATATGATCAGCCACCGTCCGGTTGACATGTTCGACGGCCGTGACGGCGCCAGCCTCGCCACGTGGCTGCGGCAGCACCCCGAAGTTGAGGTGATCTGCCGCGACCGCGCCGGCGGCTATGGCGAAGGTGCCCGCACCGGCGCCCCGGACGCGGTTCAGGTCGCGGACCGGTTCCACCTCTGGCAGAACCTGGGCCAGGCGGTCGAGAAGACCGTCAACGCGCACCGGTCCCGGCTCGTCGCCCCGGCACCGCCACCAGCCGACGACACCATGCCCGCCGAGGTGCAGCCGCTACCCGAGAAGAAGATCGTGACCCGCCTTCGTGAACACCACGTCGCTGTTCACGGACTGGCCGCTCAGGGATTGAACAAGTCGGCGATCGGCCGCAAGCTCGGTTTGCACCGGGCCACGGTCCGCAAATACCTGAACGCCACCAGCGTCGCCGAGTTGACCGTTGTTACCGAGCAACGCGCGCACCTGGTCGACGACTACGTCGCCTACCTGCACCAGCGCTGGAACGAAGGAGAACGCAACGCCACCGGACTGTTCCGTGAAATCAAACAGCAGGGTTATCCCGGCGGGGAACTGGCCGTTCAGCGTTACCTACGCCGCTTCCGCAAAGGCCTCGGCCACGCCCCGCGACCCGGCCCGAAACCATCATCAGTGCGGCAGGTCACCTCATGGATCATGACCCACCCCGACGACCTCGACCCCCGCAACACCGCCAAGCTGCGCGAGGTTCGCAACCGCGATCGGGACCTGAACCGGCTGGTCCAACACGTGCGAGCCTTCGCAGTCATGATGACCGGCCGACACGGCGAGCGCCTCGACGCATGGATCACCGCCGTCGAACACGACACCCTCACGCCCCTGGCCGGATTCGCCCGGAACCTACGCCGTGACCTCGACGCCGTCCGCAACGGCCTGACCCTGCCGCACAGCTCCGGCCCGGTCGAAGGCAACATCAACCGCATCAAGATGATCAAACGCCAGATGTTCGGCCGCGCCGGCCTCGACCTACTTCGCAAACGCGTCCTACTCACGCGCTGAGGCATCTTCACAAAACCGGCGACAGAGCCCCACAGTGGTGTGTCGCGTGGCGA is a window of Micromonospora polyrhachis DNA encoding:
- a CDS encoding RHS repeat domain-containing protein yields the protein MTPRDAAKSSYRPSRVNWPAASAADVSLARPAALGAVGAKVRVGKTPVWVQPVVRTNDRAGSQRVGVRLLDRAAATAAGIDGVLFSLTPEQGAAGAGTVRVGIDYANFAEAYGGNYGSRLRMVRLPACALTTPNATVCRTAESLPSSNDPASQTVATEIQMTGSTTAEAVVMAAVASAGDEGGKGGTYAATDLKPAGSWTGGGSNGSFSYSYPVTVPPAASDLVPAVALSYDSSGVDGQTASTNAQASWAGDGWSTPRSYVEQTFVSCQDDPGGKASPVKTYDRCYTGPILTLSLNGSSSALVWDADKEVWKPESDNGSVITRVTNSNNGSGTYHTDYWRVTQRDGTVYEFGRNRLPGWSAGKAETKSVDHTPVYSPHSGDPCYNSAGFSSSVCTMAYRWNLDYVTDLHGNAMAYYYKQATNYYGRNKGATDVSYVRDSWLERIDYGFTDGGAYGTPPNQVVFATGPRCVAATCEPLNSSTKANWPDVPYDLVCNQGTDCDDWSPAFFSTVRLTSITTQQYNTATSAYEPVDSHALAHTMPPTGDGTSPTLWLTSITRTGHDTSAGGSASAIALPSVSFTGIKLANRVDAVTGGLPAFYRQRIETITTETGSVITASYELPQPCTAPVSLDPATNTRSCYPVYWTPDGYTAQFRDWFNKYAVTRVTSTDPTGGAPALSSNYEYLDGAAWRYDENEVVKAKYRTYGQFRGYAKVRTRNGDGVNDRKTLSEAIYYRGMSKNNNTTVVNVTDSAGGVHEDHEQLAGRELETTTHLGDGGPVDSSTITSYWISPAVASRARTGLPALTATWVEPIKTYSRQAVTGGEATTWRYTETDQSYDADPASATFGLLKHTYTHTVPTDAAYDQCTSLTYAAVNIDRNLVGLVSQTETVAVACGGFTQGTPASVPGSVNTLTAPASVDRPAQVVKHERTYYDDDEDFDTTFPQATAPAKGDVTMTRVAAGWSSGAYSYQTDTRSTYDSYGRVVDAYDAIGNKDTTVYTMNAVGLTTGTSDTNPLEHETSTTISPRRGLTLTTTDANGVVARQQYDALGRVTSVWLNSRATTTPANHKFTYTVSKTGVTGVTTEQLTNEGKYRSSVTIYDALLRPRQTQATTPQAGRMITDTFYDTRGWTRATYNGWWDPVTTPVVGAPATAVDLVEKVPNQTFNTYDGLGRAVISAAAKNGVTVSTTTTVYNGDRTTVIPPVGGVVKSTVTDPLGRTKELHEYSVLPTLNTPTDTFTGIFTVTGGTATISRYGYDQRGNQTTLTDAQGNIWTSTYDLLGRLTSKDDPDAGGSSMVYDANGNVVQSTDARNKTISYIYDALNRKTGEYAATVANQSAANQRAKWVYDNADNAVANMTYPIGQLTTTTAYSGGQAYTTQQKGFDVFGNSLGTTVTVPQSEGLLGGSYVFGHSYTSTLGLPLKDTYPAKGSLPAETVTHGYTPLDLPRSLGGLAPYTQNTSYDAWGRVTFQALGGPTTVAGVTNTYDDHTGRLIRQLVDRPGTPTTYIDDQHYKYDLAGNVIKKTSTRLGASTPSETQCYGYDGLARLTEAWTATDDCAVVPTAGNRSMVGNAIGGGSAYWTSWSIDVLGNRTQQVERNLAGGADTVTTYSYDGNGGGQPHTLTGTSTTGGETGSTSYAYDAAGNTTSRNAGQGNQTLAWNEAGKLTSITGGTGGDSSFVYNADGEILLQREPGKTTLYLPGQQLTLDTAANTVSGSRYYALPGGGTCIRSGSGSDYTFAIADHQGTPSLYLDSTGQNPTWRQYTPYGAARGADGAYPDNRGFLNKPMSPSGLTIVGARAYDPEIGRFISVDPLQDTGQPQQWNGYSYTNNTPVTLSDPTGMIPADCRDHDCYGYSAQALKKNGGGCKYGCGTTKNKEWGKKNRKTSTKAKQVKARWPKVPATDLDGKKRPDGRGGHCFLMVCSPLLGPSVVQSRTCIFTWCIDWSTGDGRDEWCWDCTLQPIAEGLTDLKTRAVEGLYGEVSVCFLACVAVQANSDGVFLNGGGHGCCKVGGTLGVMSAPPAEQQGISYGGCLVYYVGACYAGGERKGSGPPDRSYWHGGGIGVGAGAGYFGGGTFWSRRLIDW
- a CDS encoding ISL3 family transposase, which translates into the protein MVVLSGRARAATARCGRCQQRSGRVHGRYQRRLRDVAIAGTALLLEVQVRRSRCENTGCPAKTFAEQIDGLTAPHARLTPGLRGMLTQIGLALAGRAGSRLASVIGAPAGRDTLLRLVKALPDPLMPPITVLGVDDFAFRRGRHYGTVLIDMISHRPVDMFDGRDGASLATWLRQHPEVEVICRDRAGGYGEGARTGAPDAVQVADRFHLWQNLGQAVEKTVNAHRSRLVAPAPPPADDTMPAEVQPLPEKKIVTRLREHHVAVHGLAAQGLNKSAIGRKLGLHRATVRKYLNATSVAELTVVTEQRAHLVDDYVAYLHQRWNEGERNATGLFREIKQQGYPGGELAVQRYLRRFRKGLGHAPRPGPKPSSVRQVTSWIMTHPDDLDPRNTAKLREVRNRDRDLNRLVQHVRAFAVMMTGRHGERLDAWITAVEHDTLTPLAGFARNLRRDLDAVRNGLTLPHSSGPVEGNINRIKMIKRQMFGRAGLDLLRKRVLLTR